The Bradyrhizobium sp. B097 genome contains the following window.
CTTCCTGGCGCCGGTGCCATCAGGCGCGCGGGTGCGGCTGCGGGTCGTGCTGTCCGGCGTTGAGCCGAGGGACGGCGGCCAGGTGATCATGAAAACCCTGAACACGCTGGAGGTTGAAGGATCAGAGAAGCCGGCGCTGATCGCCGAAACGCTGGCCCTTCTGATCCCCGCGGCGGGAGCAAAGCAATGAGCACGGAAAATCGCAGTCCGGAGTCCTCGGCGTCTGACATGTCCGAGGCGGCGTCGCGCAACACGCTGGCGCTCAATCCACTGGTCGGCATCCAGGGGCAGGATCTCGTCGAGGGCGCCGGCATCCTGTTCAAGGCGGTCATCAACGAGCCGAAGGTCGCGACCGAGCAGTGGCTGTCCTTCGTCGGCGAGCTCGGCTCGATCGCTGCCGGCAAGTCGGAGCGGGCGCCGAAGGCCGGCGACAAGCGGTTTGCCGATCCGACCTGGAAGGAGAGCTCGCTGCACTCCGGCCTGCTCAAGGCCTATCTGGCGTGGGGTGAGGCGGTCAACGGTCTGGTCGACAAGACCAGCCTCAGCGACATCGACAAGCAGCGCGGCATCTGATCACGGATATCCTGATCGATGCGGTCGCGCCGACCAACACCATGCTCACCAACCCGGCGGCGGTCCGCAAGTTCATCGACACCGGCGGACAGAGCCTGTGGAGCGGCCTGAAGAACTACATCGGCGACCTGACGCAGAATCGCGGCATGCCGTCGATGGTGGACATGAACGCGTTCAAGGTCGGCGAGAACCTTGCCACCACGCCGGGCGCAGTGATCTTCCGCAACGAGCTGATCGAGTTGATCCAGTACACCCCGACGACGCCGACGGTCAGGAAGCGGCCGCTTTTGATCACGCCGCCGCAGATCAACAAGTATTACGCGCTCGACCTGTCGCCGGACAAGAGCATGGTGCGCTTCCTGCTCGAGAGCGGTTTTCAGGTCTTTGCCGTGAGCTGGCGCAACCCGACGGCGGCGCACCGCGACTGGGGGCTCGACACCTATGTCGCCGCGCTCGACGAGGCGGTCGACGCGGCGCGCGAGATTTCCGGCAGCGAGGACATCTCGATGATGGGATCCTGCTCCGGCGGCATCACCTCGACAGCCTATTTCGCGACGCTCGGCAGCGCCGCCGAGAAGAAGATCAAGAACCTGGTGCTGGCGGTCTGCCTGCTCGATCCCAACTCGGCCGAGGAAAGCACGTTCGGCTGCCTGATGACGCCGGAGACCATGCGGGCGGCCAAGGCGACCTCGCAACTGCGCGGCATCGTCGATGGCCACGATTTGGCGCGGATGTTCGCCTGGATGCGACCTAACGATCTGATCTGGAACTACTGGGTCAACAATTATCTGCTCGGCAACCAGCCGCCGGCGTTCGACATCCTGTACTGGAACGCCGACACGACCCGCCTGCCGGCGGCGCTGCACGGCGACTATCTCGATCTCTATTTCTCCAACCCATTCGTCAACGCCGGCAAGCTGACGCTCAACGACAAGACCATCGACATGAGCAAGGTCAAGGCCGACAGCTACGTCGTCGCAGGGGTGACCGACCACATCACGCCGTGGAAGGGCGTCTACAAGACCGCGCAGATCATGGGCGAGGGCACCACTTTCGTGCTGTCGAACAGCGGGCACCTGCAGAGCCTGCTCAATCCGCCGAGCAATCCGAAGGCGTCCTTCATGATCGGGCCGATCTCCAAGGACAAGCCCGATGCGTTCATGGCCTCGGCCGAGAAGCGCAAGGGCAGCTGGTGGCTCGACTGGCGCGACTGGCTGCAGGCGCGCTCGGGCGACGAGGTGGCGGCGCCCGCCTCGCTCGGCAGCGCGCGCTATCCATCCCTTGGCGCGGCACCGGGGACCTACGTCTTTGACTGACGATCTCACCAGCGCTGACGAGGCCGGGCCGGCGGCGGTTGCGCAGCGCGGCACGATCGAGACGCGGCAGATCGCGATCGACGGCCAGCTGCTTCAGGTCGCGATCCGGCACGGCGACGGCAGCGGGCCGCCATTACTGCTGTTCAACGGGATCGGCGCCAACTGGGAGCTGGCGAAGCCGTTCCTCGACGCGCTGACCGGCACGTCAGCCATCATCTTCGACGTGCCCGGCGTCGGCGGATCGCCGAGGCCGGCATGGCCGTATCGTCCGTCGACCCTGGCGCGGCTCGCCGCCGGGCTGGTTGCGGAGCTGGGCTATGCCGAGGTCGATGTCGCCGGCGTGTCCTGGGGCGGTGGCATCGCGCAGCAATTCGCGCATCAGTTTCCAAAGCGCTGCCGCCGCCTGGTACTTGCCGCGACCGCGCCCGGTTTCACCATGGTGCCGGCAAGTCCGTCGGTGCTGTGGAAGATGGCGACGCCGCGCCGCTACACCGACAAGGGCTACATGAAAACGATCGCCGCCGACATCTATGGCGGCGCGTTTCGCGACGATCCGTCATTGATCGGCCGGCATGCGGCCGCGATGCATGGCGCGCGCAGCATGGGCTATCTTTATCAACTGCTCGCGATGACCGGCTGGACCAGCCTGCCCTGGCTGTGGTCTCTGCCGCAGCCGACGCTGATCCTGATGGGCAGCGACGATCCGCTGGTCCCTCCGGTCAACGGTCAGATCATGGCGAGCCTGATCCCGAACGCCGAACTGCGCCTGATCGACGACGGACATCTGTTCATGGTGACGCGGCCAAAGGAAACCGCCGACTTGATCGAAGCGTTTCTGGCTGACGAGAGTCGTCAGGCCGTGTCGTCATCCCTGCTCGCGCGAACGACGAGCTACTTCAGGGATCTCGTTCCAACGCCCGGAGGCGGACAGCAGAAGCCTTAAACACAGCAACCAGGGAGGATATCGTGACCGACAATACCTCTTACATAGACATGCTGCGCAAGTTCGGCAGAGATCTCGGCTTGCCGAAGCTGAACGTGGACGAATTGCTGCAAGCCCAGAAGAAGAACCTCGAGGCACTCGGCCAGAGCGCGAAGGTTGCGGCCGAGGGCGCGCAATCGGTAGCGCAGAAGCAGCGCGAGGTGATCGAGGCGGGCTTGCGCGAGGCCTCGACCTTGGCGCGCGAGTACAAGCCGCTCGGCAAGATTCATGAGAACCTCGCGCTGCAAACCGAATTCGCGCGGAAGGTGTTCGACATCGCGGTCAAGGGCGCGCAGGACAGCGCGTCGACGGCGCGGCAGTCGACCACGGAAGCGGTGAAGATCATCCAGGACCGGATGAAAGAGAATTTCGACGAGTTCCGCGCCAGCGTCCGCCCGAACAAGCCAACCTGACGTCACGATGAGACGAATCCCGGCAGGGCGTCGGTCGTGTCGGGAGCGCGAGAGTAGGGCGAAGCACCGCTATGCATCAGGGAGGACACCATGGCTAACGCGCAGGCGACACGGTCAGCCAAGCCGGATTACGCGCCGCCGCCGGTCAACGGCGACTTCTACGGGATTGCCACCGTCCTCAACGACACGGAGCGCGCGCTGGTGCAGCGTGTGCGCGCATTCACCGAGGGCGTGGTCGCGCCGCTCATCGAAGAGTTCTGGAGCCGCGACGAATTTCCGTTCGCGATCATCCCTGACATGGCCGAGATCGGCATCGGCGGCGTCGGCTATCAAGGCTATGGCGCGGCCGGCGGCAGCTGGCTGCTGAACGGCTTTGTCGCGATGGAGCTGGCGCGGGTCGATTCCTCGGTCGCGACCTTCTGGGGCGTGCACACCGGGCTTTCGGCAGGCTCGATCTATCTGTGCGGCGACGAATCGCAGAAGCAGCGGTGGCTGCCTGCGATGATGCGCTTCGAGAAGATCGGCTCGTTTGGTCTCACGGAGCCGCTGGTCGGCTCGGCGACGTCGGGCGGCATGCTGACCACCTGCCGCCGCGAGGGCGACGTCTGGATTCTCAACGGCCAGAAGAAGTGGATCGGCAACGCCACTTTCGCGGACATCAACGTAATCTGGGCGCGCGAGGAAGGCTCGAACCAGGTCAAGGGCTTTGTCGTGGCCAAGGACAATCCCGGCTTCTCGGTCGAGAAGATCAAGACCAAGATGGCGCTGCGCGTGGTGCAGAACGGCCTGATCACCCTGAAGGACTGCCGCGTGCCCGAGGCGGACCGCCTGCAGAACGCCAACTCCTTCAAGGACACCGCCAAGGTGCTGCGCATGACCCGCACCGGGGTGGCGTGGTTCGCCGTCGGCTGCGCGATGGGCGCCTATGAACATGCGCTGCGTTATGCAACCGACCGGCAGCAGTTCGGCAGACCGATCGGCGGCTTTCAGCTGGTGCAGGACCTGCTGGTCCGGATGCTCGGCAACGTCACTGCGACGCAGGCGATGATGCTGCGGCTCGGACAGATGCAGGACGAAGGCGTGATGCTGGACGAGCATGCTTCGCTGGCGAAGGCGTTCTGCACCGTCAAATGCCGCGAGACCGTCGGCTATGCGCGCGAGTTGCTGGGCGGCAACGGCATCCTGCTCGAAAACCATATAGGCCGCTTCGTGGCCGATGCCGAGGCGATCTATTCCTATGAGGGCACCCGCGAGATGAACACCCTGATCGTCGGCAAGTCGATCACGGGATTGAGCGCCTTCGTCTGAACCATTGCAAGGCGTCTAATACCGTCATTGCGAGGAGCGAAGCGACGAAGCAATCCATCTTTCCGCATGGTCGGCAATGGATTGCTTCGCTTCCCTCGCAATGACGGGGATAGATCGCGCGACCGTTCACTCCGCCGGCGGCAGGCTGCCTTGGCCGGCTTCGGCGGTTGTCCGCGACAGCATGCCGAGGGCAACGATCGCGGCGGCAAAGCCGGCGGCGGCGCCGACCCCGAGTGCCCAGCGCGGGCCGAGGTGATCGGCGACCCAGCCGACGATCGGTGCGCCGATCGGCGTGCCGCCGAGCGCCACGCCGAGCCGCAGCGCCATCACGCGTCCGCGCATCGCAGGCTCGGTCGCGAGCTGCATCAGCGCGTTCGAGGTGTTGGCGACGGTCAGCGCGGCGACACCGATCACGACGAGTGCTGCGGCGAACAGCCAATAGCTCGGCGCCAGGGCGGCGAGCGTGCAGCCGAGACCAAAGATCGCAGAGCCCAGCATCAGCGAAGAGAACCGCGGCTGGTCGCGGCTCGCGGCGAGCAGCGCGCCCGACATCGTGCCGAGCGCCATCACCGATGACAGCAGCCCGAAGCCGCGCGCGTCGGTGTGGAACACGCCGACCGCCATCGTGGAGATGAAGATCGGAAAGTTCAGTCCGAAGGTCCCGATCAGAAACAGCATGATCAGCGTCGCCCGGAGATCGGGGCGGGACCAGACATAGTGGAAGCCCTGCATGATGCTGCCCTTGGTGGGATGGGCGCGCGCGCTCGGGCGCAGCTCGGAGGTGCGCAGCAGGGTCAGCGAGGTCAGCACCGCGAGGAACGAGGCGCCGTTGAACAGGAAGGCCCAGCCGGTGCCGACGGAGGCGATGATCAGGCCGGCGACGGCCGGGCCGATCATGCGCGCGGCATTGAACGAGGTCGAGTTCAGCGCGATCGCGTTCGACAGGTTCGTGTCGCTGACCAGCTCGGCCACGAAGGTCTGGCGCACCGGCGCGTCGAGCGCTGCCGCGCAGCCGAACAGGAAGGCGAACACATAGACGTGCCAGAGCTGCACCAGTCCGGTGACGGTGAGAATCCCGAGGACCAGCGCGAGCACGCCCATCGTCGCCTGGGTCGCCATCAGCAGCTTGCGCTGGTTGAAATGATCTGCGGCAAAGCCGCTCCACGGCATCAACAATAGTTGTGGGCCGAATTGTAGCGCCATCACGATGCCGACGGCGGATGCGCTATGCTGCGTCAGCTGGGTAAGGACGAGCCAGTCCTGGGCGGCGCGCTGCATCCAGGTGCCGATGTTGGAAACCAGCGCGCCGGCCGCCCAGACCCGGTAGTTGAAGCTTGCGAGCGATCGAAAGACGCGTCTCATGGTCTCTGAGGTTCATTCCCGCCGTGAAACCGTCCGAACCGCCGCGCCAGGAACAGGCCGATCAGGAAGCCGCCGAGACCGAGCGCTGCGACGTCGCTGGTCGTTCTCAAGCCGAAGTCGCCGACGCGGCAGACCAGGAGATATCCGACCGCGAGGTTGAAGAAGCCCCACACGATGTTGACGGTCGATGACGACAGGCCCTCGCCCGGCGGCTTCGCGAACGGACTCTGGAACGGTTCGCCCATCATGCCGGCGACGACGTGAGGGATCGCGTTGGTGAGGAAGGCGCCGCCGAAGAAGTAGGCGACGAGGTCAAGCCAGTTCATGCGTATTGGTCCTTTCAAGCAGATCGATGATCGCCTGCGTCGAGCCGGTTTCGCCGAGCCGCGGGAACACCTGTTCGATGCTGTAGTCATGTGCGTTCGGCCGTGCATCGGTCATGGCGTCGATCGCGAGCGTGACGTTGAAGCCGGCCTCATAGGCCTGCCGTGCCGTGGATTCGACGCCGGTGCCGGTCGCAACGCCGGCGACCACGACCTGCGTGACGCCGCGGGCGCGCAGCTGCTTCTCGAGATCAGTGCTGGCGAACGCACCCCACGTCCGCTTGGTCACGACGATGTCGCCCGGCTGCCGATCGAGCTCCGGAATCAGGTCGGTCCAGCCGTCGGGAAATTGTCCGTCGTGGCGCGGCCGCTCGGTTCGTCCGGGTGCCGTGCCGTCGACATTGACCAGCACGATCGGCAGTCCACG
Protein-coding sequences here:
- a CDS encoding acyl-CoA dehydrogenase family protein — encoded protein: MANAQATRSAKPDYAPPPVNGDFYGIATVLNDTERALVQRVRAFTEGVVAPLIEEFWSRDEFPFAIIPDMAEIGIGGVGYQGYGAAGGSWLLNGFVAMELARVDSSVATFWGVHTGLSAGSIYLCGDESQKQRWLPAMMRFEKIGSFGLTEPLVGSATSGGMLTTCRREGDVWILNGQKKWIGNATFADINVIWAREEGSNQVKGFVVAKDNPGFSVEKIKTKMALRVVQNGLITLKDCRVPEADRLQNANSFKDTAKVLRMTRTGVAWFAVGCAMGAYEHALRYATDRQQFGRPIGGFQLVQDLLVRMLGNVTATQAMMLRLGQMQDEGVMLDEHASLAKAFCTVKCRETVGYARELLGGNGILLENHIGRFVADAEAIYSYEGTREMNTLIVGKSITGLSAFV
- a CDS encoding isochorismatase family protein, with translation MALTTLDPITALIVVDLQSGLVGAPFVHPFGDVVVRACALISAFRRRGLPIVLVNVDGTAPGRTERPRHDGQFPDGWTDLIPELDRQPGDIVVTKRTWGAFASTDLEKQLRARGVTQVVVAGVATGTGVESTARQAYEAGFNVTLAIDAMTDARPNAHDYSIEQVFPRLGETGSTQAIIDLLERTNTHELA
- a CDS encoding alpha/beta fold hydrolase; the encoded protein is MDAVAPTNTMLTNPAAVRKFIDTGGQSLWSGLKNYIGDLTQNRGMPSMVDMNAFKVGENLATTPGAVIFRNELIELIQYTPTTPTVRKRPLLITPPQINKYYALDLSPDKSMVRFLLESGFQVFAVSWRNPTAAHRDWGLDTYVAALDEAVDAAREISGSEDISMMGSCSGGITSTAYFATLGSAAEKKIKNLVLAVCLLDPNSAEESTFGCLMTPETMRAAKATSQLRGIVDGHDLARMFAWMRPNDLIWNYWVNNYLLGNQPPAFDILYWNADTTRLPAALHGDYLDLYFSNPFVNAGKLTLNDKTIDMSKVKADSYVVAGVTDHITPWKGVYKTAQIMGEGTTFVLSNSGHLQSLLNPPSNPKASFMIGPISKDKPDAFMASAEKRKGSWWLDWRDWLQARSGDEVAAPASLGSARYPSLGAAPGTYVFD
- the phaP gene encoding TIGR01841 family phasin (Members of this family are phasins (small proteins associated with inclusions such as PHA granules). Note that several different families of phasins have been named PhaP despite very little sequence similarity to each other.), producing the protein MTDNTSYIDMLRKFGRDLGLPKLNVDELLQAQKKNLEALGQSAKVAAEGAQSVAQKQREVIEAGLREASTLAREYKPLGKIHENLALQTEFARKVFDIAVKGAQDSASTARQSTTEAVKIIQDRMKENFDEFRASVRPNKPT
- a CDS encoding MFS transporter gives rise to the protein MRRVFRSLASFNYRVWAAGALVSNIGTWMQRAAQDWLVLTQLTQHSASAVGIVMALQFGPQLLLMPWSGFAADHFNQRKLLMATQATMGVLALVLGILTVTGLVQLWHVYVFAFLFGCAAALDAPVRQTFVAELVSDTNLSNAIALNSTSFNAARMIGPAVAGLIIASVGTGWAFLFNGASFLAVLTSLTLLRTSELRPSARAHPTKGSIMQGFHYVWSRPDLRATLIMLFLIGTFGLNFPIFISTMAVGVFHTDARGFGLLSSVMALGTMSGALLAASRDQPRFSSLMLGSAIFGLGCTLAALAPSYWLFAAALVVIGVAALTVANTSNALMQLATEPAMRGRVMALRLGVALGGTPIGAPIVGWVADHLGPRWALGVGAAAGFAAAIVALGMLSRTTAEAGQGSLPPAE
- the phaZ gene encoding poly(3-hydroxyalkanoate) depolymerase, with the protein product MTDDLTSADEAGPAAVAQRGTIETRQIAIDGQLLQVAIRHGDGSGPPLLLFNGIGANWELAKPFLDALTGTSAIIFDVPGVGGSPRPAWPYRPSTLARLAAGLVAELGYAEVDVAGVSWGGGIAQQFAHQFPKRCRRLVLAATAPGFTMVPASPSVLWKMATPRRYTDKGYMKTIAADIYGGAFRDDPSLIGRHAAAMHGARSMGYLYQLLAMTGWTSLPWLWSLPQPTLILMGSDDPLVPPVNGQIMASLIPNAELRLIDDGHLFMVTRPKETADLIEAFLADESRQAVSSSLLARTTSYFRDLVPTPGGGQQKP